One genomic segment of Candidatus Sulfotelmatobacter sp. includes these proteins:
- a CDS encoding sugar ABC transporter substrate-binding protein, producing MKRLSFLVSLTNNDNDYQQEQASAAEKTGRRLGVDVKVIHANNDALAQSQQLLHYVQDSSVARPDAIMFEPAGGTAFPQVARAAAAAGIGWVVLNHDVAYIAELRRSFKVPVFAISSDHTEVGKIQGQQFAALLPNGGSILYIEGPANSSAAKERTAGMLMTKPANIQVKTMRANWTEESAYRTVNSWLRLSTSQGSRIDLVGAQDDSMAIGARKAFSEIAESDRARWMKIPITGCDGMPKTGQAWVRNGTLAATIFIRQNTDLAIEMLVEAFKGVAMPERKVTDPESVPSLQELAAAGKSRRAAGA from the coding sequence ATGAAACGACTAAGTTTTCTGGTTTCACTCACCAACAACGACAACGATTATCAACAGGAGCAGGCTTCCGCGGCGGAGAAGACCGGGCGTCGCCTTGGTGTCGACGTGAAGGTCATTCACGCCAACAACGACGCGCTCGCCCAGAGCCAGCAGTTGTTGCATTACGTTCAGGATTCTTCGGTGGCGCGTCCCGATGCCATCATGTTCGAACCCGCGGGTGGAACCGCATTCCCGCAAGTCGCGCGGGCGGCGGCGGCAGCGGGAATCGGCTGGGTCGTGCTCAATCATGATGTCGCCTACATCGCCGAGTTGCGCCGCAGTTTCAAAGTTCCCGTATTTGCCATCAGCTCGGATCATACAGAAGTAGGCAAGATTCAAGGGCAGCAATTCGCGGCGCTGCTGCCGAATGGCGGATCCATTCTCTACATCGAGGGTCCGGCAAACAGTTCCGCGGCGAAAGAACGGACGGCCGGAATGCTGATGACGAAGCCAGCCAACATTCAAGTAAAAACCATGCGGGCCAATTGGACGGAAGAGAGCGCGTACCGCACCGTGAATTCGTGGCTGCGACTGAGCACTTCGCAGGGAAGCCGTATCGATTTGGTGGGGGCGCAGGACGATAGCATGGCCATAGGCGCGCGAAAAGCGTTCAGCGAGATCGCCGAGAGCGACCGTGCGCGCTGGATGAAGATTCCGATCACCGGTTGCGATGGCATGCCGAAGACCGGCCAGGCTTGGGTGCGTAATGGCACGCTGGCAGCCACGATATTTATTCGCCAGAATACCGACCTCGCGATTGAAATGCTGGTCGAGGCATTCAAGGGCGTGGCCATGCCGGAGCGCAAGGTGACGGATCCGGAATCGGTGCCTTCGCTACAGGAGTTGGCGGCCGCTGGCAAGTCCCGGCGCGCGGCCGGGGCATGA
- a CDS encoding pyrroline-5-carboxylate reductase dimerization domain-containing protein: MKTTTVFLGGGRITSALIAGLRLGGDDRLILVFDRNPEKLRALRRAGQVETSHKLTSELFRDTEMLIVAVRPRSVEHLLDSIEKKIEASGLPVPRLCVSLAAGVPLHKLRGRLGPKARWARAMPSPVCRVGRGLTALSFDRSVSQRDRKKVRDFFARVGAILEIPEKQLDVFTATFSSSHGYHALSTLAEAAHAAGLDAVTAQIAAAHALCDGIAYWRESGESLSDLLQEAATPGGTAAATVAAMDSSGYARAIRNGIRAGMQQARRNARR, encoded by the coding sequence ATGAAGACGACGACAGTCTTTCTCGGGGGCGGTCGGATTACGAGCGCTCTGATCGCGGGATTACGCCTCGGCGGAGACGACCGGCTGATCCTCGTCTTTGATCGAAATCCTGAAAAGTTGCGTGCACTGCGGCGCGCAGGGCAGGTGGAAACCAGTCACAAGTTGACGTCCGAATTGTTTCGCGACACGGAGATGTTGATCGTGGCGGTGCGTCCGCGATCCGTAGAGCATCTGCTCGATTCGATCGAGAAGAAGATCGAGGCCAGCGGATTGCCAGTCCCGAGACTATGTGTCAGCCTGGCAGCCGGCGTTCCGCTCCATAAATTACGCGGACGACTGGGACCAAAAGCACGCTGGGCGCGAGCCATGCCCAGCCCAGTGTGTCGCGTAGGCCGCGGGTTGACGGCGCTGAGCTTCGATCGCAGCGTTTCGCAGAGAGATCGCAAAAAGGTGCGCGATTTCTTTGCGCGCGTGGGTGCCATTCTCGAAATTCCTGAAAAGCAATTGGACGTCTTCACCGCGACGTTTTCGTCCAGCCACGGCTACCATGCATTGTCGACCTTGGCTGAGGCCGCGCACGCTGCCGGCCTGGATGCTGTGACTGCGCAGATTGCCGCGGCCCACGCCTTGTGCGATGGCATTGCGTATTGGAGGGAAAGCGGAGAGTCGCTTTCCGACTTGCTGCAAGAAGCGGCCACTCCCGGCGGGACTGCCGCAGCGACCGTAGCCGCGATGGATTCATCGGGATACGCAAGGGCTATAAGGAATGGAATTCGAGCGGGCATGCAGCAGGCGCGGCGCAACGCTAGGCGCTGA
- a CDS encoding AAA family ATPase encodes MQTPREISENRAMHGISVALLGEDHDRLSTLQNRLQATRLGQAVFSHVGFPAGPTDAILRQIQDSRAEVVIIDISAHDAQRAIRSIELIRATTQKIGIFANGEMTQPATIVASMRAGAGEYLDHSAGSEPLLEALTRFSSSRTRSLGGEGKARVFTFLSAKGGSGCTTAAVNTAVALQQSHGDVVLVDFAPIGHAALHLNLRPQFGVLDALQNLHRLDVSLLDGLMSPTKEGLHLLAGPQQPYPTEPTPGELARLFDLLVNHYRFVIVDASSRLDPTTRLLSDLSNAVLVVAQTDVVSLWSAGRMHSFLEEGTGRDRLRLVLNRYKKIPGFTEEDVEQVTNCKVLWKVPNAFQAVSPSIDHGTPIVLQDGPEISRSYRALAAALAEASSNSDGNPDLVYSAEGVRKKAPGRLSLSPIRAGQ; translated from the coding sequence ATGCAGACACCGAGAGAAATCAGCGAGAACCGCGCTATGCATGGCATCTCCGTCGCCCTTTTGGGCGAGGACCACGACCGCTTATCCACGTTGCAAAATCGTTTGCAAGCGACGCGCCTCGGCCAGGCGGTGTTCAGCCATGTCGGGTTTCCAGCCGGGCCTACCGACGCCATTCTCCGCCAGATTCAGGATTCGCGAGCCGAAGTTGTCATCATTGACATATCGGCGCACGACGCACAGCGCGCCATCCGCAGCATCGAACTGATTCGCGCAACCACTCAGAAAATCGGCATCTTCGCCAATGGCGAGATGACTCAGCCGGCTACGATCGTCGCCAGCATGCGCGCTGGCGCCGGCGAATATCTGGATCACTCCGCCGGCTCCGAGCCCTTGCTCGAAGCTCTCACCCGTTTCAGTTCCTCGCGGACACGCAGTCTCGGGGGCGAAGGCAAGGCCCGGGTATTTACTTTTTTGAGCGCCAAAGGCGGCTCCGGCTGTACCACCGCCGCCGTCAATACCGCCGTCGCGCTCCAGCAATCGCACGGCGATGTGGTCCTCGTCGACTTTGCTCCCATCGGCCACGCTGCGCTGCATTTGAATCTACGCCCACAATTCGGAGTGCTCGACGCATTGCAAAACCTGCATCGACTCGATGTCTCTTTGCTCGACGGTCTCATGAGCCCCACGAAAGAAGGTTTGCATCTTCTGGCCGGGCCGCAGCAGCCTTATCCCACCGAACCGACGCCTGGCGAACTGGCGCGCCTCTTCGATCTTCTGGTCAATCATTACCGCTTCGTGATCGTCGATGCCTCCAGCCGCCTCGACCCTACCACCCGCCTGCTCTCCGATCTGTCGAATGCCGTGCTGGTCGTCGCGCAAACCGATGTAGTTTCGCTGTGGAGCGCGGGACGCATGCACTCGTTCCTCGAAGAAGGCACTGGCCGCGATCGTCTGCGCCTGGTTTTGAATCGCTACAAGAAGATTCCAGGATTCACTGAAGAGGACGTCGAGCAGGTCACCAACTGCAAGGTGTTGTGGAAAGTCCCTAATGCTTTTCAGGCGGTCTCGCCCTCTATCGATCATGGCACGCCGATCGTGTTGCAGGATGGCCCTGAAATCAGCCGCTCGTACCGCGCGCTGGCCGCGGCCCTGGCCGAAGCGTCCTCCAACTCCGACGGCAACCCCGATCTGGTCTACTCCGCCGAAGGCGTCCGCAAGAAAGCACCCGGCCGCCTGAGCCTCTCGCCTATTCGCGCCGGACAGTAG
- a CDS encoding PilZ domain-containing protein, producing the protein MTAPPVGIERRAGQRFPYLLPLSLRQSATSMEGVGFTQDLSSRGVFFFTNAALTEGSEIELTLRMPSEITLGESMPVRCRGHILRIVRPASSSDAAHDSTQSPKIGVAVRFEGYEYLPESETGVTFPRVSALHPQDDRRPRPHDARPVAHSSRPDLG; encoded by the coding sequence ATGACCGCCCCTCCAGTTGGGATTGAACGCCGTGCCGGACAGCGGTTCCCGTATCTGCTTCCGCTTTCGCTTCGCCAGTCCGCCACTTCCATGGAAGGCGTCGGTTTCACGCAGGACCTCAGTTCTCGCGGAGTGTTCTTCTTTACCAATGCCGCGCTTACCGAAGGCTCGGAAATCGAGCTCACGCTGCGCATGCCCTCCGAAATCACGCTCGGCGAAAGTATGCCCGTACGCTGCCGCGGCCATATTCTGCGGATCGTCCGGCCTGCATCGTCGTCCGATGCTGCACACGATTCAACTCAAAGCCCGAAAATCGGAGTCGCCGTCCGTTTCGAGGGATATGAATATCTGCCCGAATCCGAAACCGGCGTCACTTTCCCACGCGTTTCGGCACTGCATCCTCAGGACGACCGTCGCCCTCGCCCTCATGACGCCCGCCCGGTTGCTCATTCCTCCCGCCCTGACCTGGGTTAA